Proteins from a genomic interval of Musa acuminata AAA Group cultivar baxijiao chromosome BXJ1-9, Cavendish_Baxijiao_AAA, whole genome shotgun sequence:
- the LOC103998415 gene encoding protein transport protein SEC13 homolog B, protein MPFQKIETGHQDVVHDVAMDYYGKCLATASSDMTIKIIGVNGSSHQHLATLSGHQGPVWQVAWAHPKFGSVISSCSYDGQVIIWKEGNKPDEWIQAQVFTEHKSSVNSIAWAPHQFGLCLACGSSDGNISVFTARTDGGWDTTRIDQAHPVGVTSVTWAPALAPGTLVGSGLLDPVQKLASGGCDNTVKVWKLYNGIWKMDCFPALQMHSDWVRDVAWAPYLGLPKSTIASSSQDGTVVIWTVAKEGDQWEGKILHNFHTPVWRVSWSLTGNILAVADGDNIVTLWKEAVDGEWQQVTTVEP, encoded by the coding sequence ATGCCTTTTCAGAAGATAGAGACAGGTCACCAGGATGTGGTTCATGATGTGGCGATGGACTACTACGGCAAGTGCCTGGCCACAGCATCGTCTGATATGACCATTAAGATTATTGGTGTGAATGGCTCTTCACACCAGCATCTTGCAACACTGAGTGGCCACCAAGGGCCAGTCTGGCAGGTTGCATGGGCCCATCCCAAGTTTGGTTCAGTGATTTCATCGTGCAGCTATGATGGCCAGGTGATCATTTGGAAGGAAGGGAACAAACCTGATGAGTGGATTCAGGCACAAGTTTTCACCGAGCACAAGAGCTCTGTTAACTCTATTGCATGGGCACCTCATCAGTTTGGCCTCTGCTTGGCTTGTGGTTCCTCAGATGGAAACATCTCTGTCTTTACTGCACGAACTGATGgtggctgggacactacaaggatTGACCAAGCCCATCCGGTGGGTGTGACTTCTGTCACATGGGCTCCAGCTTTGGCCCCAGGTACCCTCGTTGGTTCAGGACTGCTTGACCCTGTACAGAAGCTTGCTTCTGGTGGCTGTGATAACACTGTTAAAGTGTGGAAGCTTTACAATGGTATTTGGAAGATGGACTGCTTTCCTGCTCTTCAGATGCATTCTGACTGGGTGAGAGATGTCGCATGGGCACCATATTTGGGGCTTCCAAAATCTACTATTGCTAGTTCTTCACAGGATGGGACAGTTGTCATATGGACAGTGGCAAAGGAAGGAGATCAGTGGGAGGGTAAAATTCTACATAACTTTCACACCCCTGTTTGGAGAGTATCATGGTCGCTTACTGGGAATATACTAGCTGTagctgatggtgataatattgtcaCGTTATGGAAAGAAGCTGTGGATGGGGAGTGGCAGCAGGTGACAACAGTTGAGCCATGA
- the LOC103998414 gene encoding pentatricopeptide repeat-containing protein At2g01390: MPSPASHRRALSTLRFRRPKKRSSPFPKKTFTNPSLPEYMRAAIHKISTTLRYSTWDTAATELRALPLRWDSFTVNRILKTHPPMEKAWLFFHWAARLPGFKHDRFTYTTMLDIFGEAGRIPSMWRVFREMEDKGVTPDAATYTSVMHWLSAAGDLEGAVRAWEEMKERGCGPTLVSYTAYMKILFDHGRPKEAAGVYTEMLEVGLSPNCHTYTVLMEYLAGAGKFKAALEIMSEMQEAGIEPDKAACNILIQKCSKARETSAMRQVLLYMKEHSIVLRRTVFMEALEALKLVNGSDHLLREVNPHLSSDGIEDNSHFEPIFSDTSSFIDRAIIINLIAMQNFIAVEHMLSGMINRHIELDPELISMVIQLSCANYKPSCVLMAFRYSLQVGKELDRSAYISLLGFFMRENALEMVLEIVHEMTKAGVSFGTYLVYLLIYRLGRAGIHTYAESIFYSLPMDQNVVTCTALTDALFQAGEVEKGLELYAKMRKDFSLSSGMYEVLILGLERSGRTDDAEFCRKEKRKFTGNKYPQKDVSPDEILCNYLFDGILS; the protein is encoded by the exons ATGCCATCGCCGGCTTCCCATCGCCGAGCCCTCTCCACGCTCCGCTTCCGCCGCCCCAAGAAGCGGTCTTCCCCTTTCCCCAAGAAGACCTTTACGAATCCCTCGCTGCCGGAGTATATGCGCGCCGCCATCCACAAGATCTCCACCACCCTCCGTTACTCGACGTGGGACACCGCCGCCACTGAGCTCCGTGCCCTTCCCCTCCGCTGGGACTCCTTCACAGTCAACCGCATCCTCAAGACCCACCCGCCTATGGAAAAGGCCTGGCTCTTCTTCCACTGGGCCGCCCGCCTCCCCGGCTTCAAGCACGACCGCTTCACCTACACCACTATGCTCGACATCTTCGGGGAGGCCGGCCGGATCCCCTCCATGTGGCGCGTTTTCCGGGAGATGGAGGACAAGGGGGTCACCCCCGACGCCGCCACCTACACTTCCGTCATGCACTGGCTGTCTGCGGCCGGCGACCTGGAGGGTGCTGTGCGTGCCTGGGAGGAGATGAAGGAGCGCGGTTGCGGACCGACCCTGGTGTCCTATACCGCCTACATGAAGATCTTATTCGATCATGGGAGGCCCAAGGAGGCTGCCGGAGTGTACACGGAGATGCTAGAGGTCGGCCTGTCACCGAATTGCCACACGTATACGGTGCTCATGGAATACCTTGCAGGAGCTG GTAAATTTAAGGCTGCCCTTGAGATAATGAGTGAAATGCAAGAAGCAGGAATTGAACCTGATAAAGCTGCATGTAATATTCTCATTCAGAAGTGCTCCAAAGCTAGAGAGACATCAGCTATGAGACAAGTTCTCCTATACATGAAGGAGCACTCAATTGTTCTTCGCCGCACAGTATTCATGGAAGCACTAGAAGCTCTAAAACTGGTAAATGGAAGTGATCATCTGCTTCGAGAAGTAAACCCTCATCTTTCTTCTGATGGCATTGAAGATAATTCACACTTTGAACCAATTTTTTCTGATACTAGTTCATTTATTGATAGGGCTATTATCATTAATCTTATAGCGATGCAGAATTTTATTGCTGTAGAGCATATGTTGAGTGGGATGATTAACAGGCACATAGAATTAGATCCGGAGCTCATATCCATGGTCATCCAACTCAGTTGTGCAAATTATAAGCCATCTTGTGTGCTGATGGCATTTCGTTACTCCTTGCAAGTGGGGAAAGAACTTGATAGATCTGCATACATTTCTCTGCTTGGTTTCTTTATGAGGGAGAATGCGCTTGAAATGGTCCTAGAGATTGTTCATGAAATGACAAAAGCTGGAGTGAGCTTTGGAACATATCTTGTTTATCTCTTGATTTACAGGCTTGGCCGTGCAGGAATTCATACTTATGCTGAAAGTATATTTTACTCTCTGCCCATGGACCAGAATGTTGTTACTTGTACAGCCCTGACGGATGCTCTTTTTCAAGCTGGTGAAGTTGAGAAAGGTCTTGAGCTCTACGCAAAAATGAGAAAAGATTTTTCTCTCTCATCTGGCATGTATGAGGTGCTGATACTTGGTCTAGAAAGGTCTGGCAGAACAGATGATGCAGAATTTTgtaggaaggagaagaggaaattTACGGGGAACAAATATCCTCAAAAAGATGTTTCACCAGATGAGATTTTATGCAATTATCTTTTTGATGGGATTTTGAGTTAA